The window TTCGTGACCGGGCTCGGTCGACTCGTTGATCCGCTCGGCGACCCGGGTGATCACCTCCCAGCTATCGTCCGGCGAGGCGTCGTCGACCGCGTAGATCCGGTCGACGTACTCGGGGACGGTCTCGATGACCCGTCCGACGAACGACGCTTCCTGATAGGCCGTGACCACGACGGCGATCGATTTACCCTTGTACATCGTTTCCTCCATCGGTTCTGCTGACTTCGGTCGGGTCCGCGCTCGTTTCCGGTGGCTCTCGAGGGGCGTCGTCGGCTTCCACGGCCGTGTCCGGCCGCGGCGCGCGTCCCGACGCGGACCCCGCGAGCGTGTACTCGCGGTGTTCCGTCCCGTCGAGGTCGACGGCGTCCCGGCCGTCGACGACCACCATCGGCTCGAGGTCTGCCCACTCAATGCGGTCGAACTCCTCGTGTGGGGTCACGAGCACGGCGGCGTCGAACGACTCCGACTCGAGGTCGTCGATCCCGACGGGACGGGCGCAGTAGTCTGCGGGATCCACCAGGGGATCGACGCCGGCCACGTCCGCGCGCCTGTCGTGCAGTTCGTCGATCACGCCGAGCGCGGGCGACGCGCGGGTCTCCTCGACGCCCGGACGGTAGGTGATCCCGAGCACGACCACCGACGCGTCCGCGAGGTCGGTTCCCTCGGCCGCGAGTTCCCGCTCGAGGCGGTCGACGACGACGGTCGGCATGGTGTCGTTGACGCGCCGGGCGGTCCGTGTCAGGTCCATCGGCTCTCGGGCCTTCGACAGCAGGAAGTGCGGGTAGTACGGAATACAGTGGCCGCCGACGCCGGGGCCGGGGTCGTGGAGCTGACACATCGGCAGGTCGTTGGCCGTCCCGATCGCCTCCCGGACGGAGATCCCGAGTTCGTCGGCGAGACGCCCCAGTTCGTTGGCCAGGGCGATGTTGACGTCCCGGTAGATCCCCTCGGAGACCTTGACGGCCTCCGCGGTCGTCGCGTCGGAGACGGGGTGGATCTCGTTGTCCGTGATCTCGTCGTACAGCAGGCTCGCGGCGCGGGTGCTCTCCGCGTCGATCCCGCCGACGACCTTCGGGTACTCCCCGCGGATGTCCCGCAGGGCGGTGCCGGAGGACGTCCGTTCTGGACAGAACGCCAGCCCGAACTCGTCCGGATCGAGGCCGCTCTCGCTCGCCAGGTGGGGCTCGAGGACGTCCCGGCAGGTGCCCGGGGGCAGCGTCGACTCGGCGATCACCAGATCGCCCGGCGACAGTCCCGCGGCGATGTCCTCGGCGACGGACTCGACGGTCGCGAGGTTCGGCTCGTTCTCCTCGTCCAGTAGCGTCGGCACGATGATCACGTGGACGCGAGCGCAGTCGGCCGCGGCAGGGCCGTCCGTTGTCGCCTCGAGTCGATCCTGCTCGACCTGTTCCGCGACGAGGTCGGCCAGCCCGGGTTCGCCGACGACGTGGCTCTCGCCCTCGTTGATCGTCTCGACGACGTCGGGATCGACGTCGACGCCGGTGACGTCGCCGGTCGTCTCGGCGTAGACGGCCGCCAGCGGCAGGCCCATTTTGCCGAGGCCGTAGACGGCGACCGGCACGTCGCCCTCGAGCAGGTGCTCGCGCTGTCGGGACTCGGCGAGCGAGGAGTCGTACAGCGGGACGGGCGCGCTCTCCGTGGCGTCCTCGTCGGTATCCGCGGCCATCAGATCTCCACCTCCCGGTCCTGGCTCGGATCCTGCGCTCGTTCGTGGTCCTGACTCGACCGGTCGGCGTCGACCAGCGAGTCGATCGCCAACACCGTCTCGAGCGCCTCGATTCCGTCCTCGGGGGTGACCTCGGGCTCCGTACCCGACCGGACGGACTCGACGAACGACTCGAGTTCGTGGCGCAGCGGCTCGCCGTTGTCGATCCGCGGGCGCTCGACGACGCTCTCGTGTCGGTAGCGGTTCTGCCCCTCGTCGTTGACGTACTCGGGGTAGGAGTCGCGGTGGATCAGCACGGACTGCTCGAGGAAGTCCACCTCGACGAAACACTCCCGGGCGGTTACCGAGAGCTTCCGTACTTTCTTCTGGGTGACGCGGCTCGCGGTCAGCGTGGCGACGACGTCGTCGTACTCCATCGTCGCCGTCGCGTACCGGCCGTCCGGGGTGCCCATCGCAGCCACCGAGTCCGGCGAGGCCCCGAGCAGCGAGCCGACGATATCGACGTCGTGAACCATCAGGTCGAAGACGACGTTACCGGGCGCGGTGCGATCGATCGGCGGCCCGAGCCGTTCGGCCTCGAGGCTGATCACCTCGAGGTCGTCGATCAGGTCGGCCATCGTCCGTACCGCCGGATTGAACCGCTCGATGTGGCCCACCTGGAGGACGAGTCCGCGCTCGTGAGCCGTGCGGGCCAGTTCCCGGCCCTGTTCGACCGTCTGGGCGATCGGTTTCTCGACCAGGACGTGGACGTCCGCCTCGAGACAGCGCGAGACGACCTCGTGGTGGGCGGGCGTCGGCACCGCGACGGTGACCACGTCACAGCGCTCGAGCAGCGTCTCGAGGGGGACCGAGTCGGTGCCGTACTCCTCGGCGACGCGTTCGGCGACGTCGGCGTCGTGATCCGAGATCCCCGCGAGCGTGACGCCGGGGAGTTCGCTGTAGACGCGCGCGTGGTTCTCGCCCATCGCACCGACGCCGACGACGCCCGCGCGGACAGCCCGCGACATCGGCGTGGACGTGGAGAGTTTGTGTTCGCTCATTCGTAGTGTTCGTAAACTGCGTCGACGACCGTTCGGCGATCCGATTCGGAGACGCCCGGGTGGACGGGCAGGGAGAGGACCTCGTCGGCCGCCCGTTCGGCCTCGGGGAACCGCGCCGCGGCCGTGCTGACGGTCTCGTAGGCCGGCTGGCGGTGGATCGGCGTCCCGTAGTAAACCGCGGTATCGACCCCGCGGTCCTCGAGCGTCTCCGCGAGGGCGTCCCGGTCGTCGGTCCGGATCGTGTACTGGTGGTAGACGTGCCGGTAGCCGGCCGGTACCGTCGGCGTCTCGACCGGCAGGTCGGCGAATTCCTCGTCGTAGTAGGCCGCGTTTTCCCGCCGTGCCTCGGTGAACTCGGGCAGGCGCTCGAGCTGGTGGCGGCCGATCGCCGCCGCGGGGCTGGTCAGCCGGTAGTTGTGCCCGAGTTCGACGTGGTCGTAACCGCCGGTACCGCTCTCGGCCCGGCCGTGGTTGACGTACCGGGTCACCCGCTCGGCGACGTCCTCCCGGTCGGTCGCGACCGCGCCGCCCTCACCCGTCGTCATGTTCTTCGTCGGGTAGAACGAGAAGCAGGCCGCGTCGCCGAGTTCGCCGGCCCGCTCGCCGTCGATCTCGGCCCCGTGGGCCTGGCACGCGTCCTCGAGGACGAACAGGTCGTGATCGTCCGCGACGTCGACCAGCGCCGGCACGTCCGCGGGCAGCCCGTAGAGGTGGACCGGAAGGATCCCGACGACGTCCGACCGGTCACGGACGACCTGCTCGACGGCTTCCGGATCGAGCGTGTACGTCTCGGGATCGATATCAGCGAAGACGGGTTT of the Halobiforma lacisalsi AJ5 genome contains:
- a CDS encoding nucleotide sugar dehydrogenase, with the protein product MAADTDEDATESAPVPLYDSSLAESRQREHLLEGDVPVAVYGLGKMGLPLAAVYAETTGDVTGVDVDPDVVETINEGESHVVGEPGLADLVAEQVEQDRLEATTDGPAAADCARVHVIIVPTLLDEENEPNLATVESVAEDIAAGLSPGDLVIAESTLPPGTCRDVLEPHLASESGLDPDEFGLAFCPERTSSGTALRDIRGEYPKVVGGIDAESTRAASLLYDEITDNEIHPVSDATTAEAVKVSEGIYRDVNIALANELGRLADELGISVREAIGTANDLPMCQLHDPGPGVGGHCIPYYPHFLLSKAREPMDLTRTARRVNDTMPTVVVDRLERELAAEGTDLADASVVVLGITYRPGVEETRASPALGVIDELHDRRADVAGVDPLVDPADYCARPVGIDDLESESFDAAVLVTPHEEFDRIEWADLEPMVVVDGRDAVDLDGTEHREYTLAGSASGRAPRPDTAVEADDAPREPPETSADPTEVSRTDGGNDVQG
- a CDS encoding Gfo/Idh/MocA family protein; amino-acid sequence: MSEHKLSTSTPMSRAVRAGVVGVGAMGENHARVYSELPGVTLAGISDHDADVAERVAEEYGTDSVPLETLLERCDVVTVAVPTPAHHEVVSRCLEADVHVLVEKPIAQTVEQGRELARTAHERGLVLQVGHIERFNPAVRTMADLIDDLEVISLEAERLGPPIDRTAPGNVVFDLMVHDVDIVGSLLGASPDSVAAMGTPDGRYATATMEYDDVVATLTASRVTQKKVRKLSVTARECFVEVDFLEQSVLIHRDSYPEYVNDEGQNRYRHESVVERPRIDNGEPLRHELESFVESVRSGTEPEVTPEDGIEALETVLAIDSLVDADRSSQDHERAQDPSQDREVEI
- a CDS encoding DegT/DnrJ/EryC1/StrS family aminotransferase produces the protein MTDTNYDTDTDTDTQQEAESDANPGGRSEPQVEVTVDVEGMDADADSDGVSIADPDVSPAAVERVASLLEDGTLADGPEVRAFEEEFAAYCGTEDAVATSNGTTALHAALEALGVEGGDAVVTSPFSFVASANAIRLAGGKPVFADIDPETYTLDPEAVEQVVRDRSDVVGILPVHLYGLPADVPALVDVADDHDLFVLEDACQAHGAEIDGERAGELGDAACFSFYPTKNMTTGEGGAVATDREDVAERVTRYVNHGRAESGTGGYDHVELGHNYRLTSPAAAIGRHQLERLPEFTEARRENAAYYDEEFADLPVETPTVPAGYRHVYHQYTIRTDDRDALAETLEDRGVDTAVYYGTPIHRQPAYETVSTAAARFPEAERAADEVLSLPVHPGVSESDRRTVVDAVYEHYE